CTACCGCGACAGCCTGCGCCACACCGGCCCTTCGCTGTCGCCGTTCAACGCCTGGGTGATGCTGAAGGGTCTGGAGACCCTGGATCTGCGCGTCCGTCGCCAGGCCGACAGCGCGTTCGCGCTGGCCAATGTCATCGCCGAACACAAGAAGGTCCAGTCGGTCCTTTATCCGTTCCGCCCCGACCACCCCGGCCACAACGTCGCCAAGGCGCAGATGACCGGCGGCGGCACCGTGATCGCCCTGGACCTCGGCAGCCGCGAAGCCGCCTTCAAGTTCCTGAACGCGCTGGAGATCGTCGACATCTCGAACAATCTCGGCGACGCCAAGTCGATGGCGACCCATCCGCCGACCACCACCCACCGCTCGGTGCCGGAAGCCGACCGCCCGTCGCTGGGCGTCACCGAGGGCGGCGTGCGCCTCTCGGTCGGCCTGGAAAGCGTGGAAGACCTCAAGCGGGACGTGATCCGTGCGCTCGATCAGGCGTGAGACCTCCCCGCCCATGCACCGCATGAGACGCCGCAGAGGCGGCGACAGCGCCGCCTACGAAGCCCGCACGCGCGACATCGTCGTGCGCGTGTTTCCCGCCTATGCGGCCGAGGAATCCTCGCCCGAGCAGGGGCTTTATCTGTGGTCCTACACCGTCGAGATCGAGAACCACGGCGACGAGACGGTCACCCTGATCGCACGGCGCTGGATAATCACCGACGCCTTCAACCGCGTGAACGAGGTCGAGGGCAGCGGCGTCGTCGGCGAACAGCCCGAGCTGAAGCCCCGCGAGGCGTTCCGCTACGTCTCGAACTGCCCCCTCCCCACGCCGTCCGGCGCCATGCGGGGCAGCTACCAGATGGTCAACGACGCCGGCGAGCTGTTCGACGTCGAGATCCCGGAGTTCTCGCTGCACCTACCGGGCGCGGCGATGAGGATGCACTGAGGCAGTTGAAACTAACGTGCTTCGGTGCCGTTCACCCGGGCTGATCGCACCCGGCGCGATCTAACGATACTCCCTGCCTTCTCATCCGCCTGGCGATCCCGCGACGGAGAATTCGCGCGTCCCGTGTTTCAGCGCGCACGCCCCAAAATACAACCATAAGGTAAATATATACCGTATCCGTACTATGGTTGTTCTTACCACACTCGGCGCGGCGCGACCCCCGAACGGTCTCGCCCTTTGAGCGGCAGGGGGGATGGAGTCCAGAGGAGATCGGCTGAGCCGCGCCATCAAGGATAGGGGAATATCCAAGATGATGGCCTTGGCCATGGACCTGGACGTGCACGAGAGCGCCATCAGCCGCTGGCGCAAGGGCGCCCCCATGTCCCTGGAGCACGCCGCGCGGCTCTCCGAGGTGCTGAACATCTCCCTGGACTGGCTGGTGTTGGGTCGGGGGGAGATGGACGCGCACAAGGCCGAAAGTCTTGCGCGGGAGGAGTACGAGCTGGTCCGCCTCTCGCGTGGCCTAAGGCGCAGCGCGGTTCGCCGACTCGTCTCCTTCTTACAAGATCTAAGCCCACCCATTCAGAATTGATCTACGCGCAATTTTAACAATAACCACTTGCGCGTCACGCAATTCGCGTCACCTACCACGAATTTCAAGCATCAATATTATCTCCAAATCGGCGGCTCGCGATCACTTCACTTGCGAAGTGATCAGATCATTTGGCCAATACCGATTTAAACGGAGAAATACACAATGGCGACCTACACGATCAAGATCTTCAACCAGTCGACCATCAACAAGGCCTATACCGTTTTCCAGCAACCGCCGTTGGTCACGGCGAATGGCGGCTCGCCGACGATCTTCGCCAACGCCTGGCGGACCTTCCCGCTGCTGACGAACAACGGCTTCAACACTCTCACCTACACCGAGACCACCTACGCGTACTGGGCGCAGCCGCCTGGCGTCAGCGCCGGGGTTACGGTCGACTCCGGCGGCGTGTTGGAACTCGACACCGCCACCAAGGACACCACGTCCTTCGTCTACGGGGAGGATAGCGGCAAGCAGACCGGGTTCCTGCCAAAGACCAGCCCTGGTACGGCGCAGAACGGCTCGTTCCAGATTCTGACCGGCACCGACTTCACGCCGGCCAACAACCTGGTTCTCGGTCTGGCTAGCGACAACGGCAGCGGGATTCCGTCGCCCGTGGCGACCTTCGCCGCTGCGCCGAATGAAAGCTACAACATCACGCCGATCGTGCAGTTCTACGTCGCCGACGGGGCCTTCACCGAGGGACAGATCGTCGACGTGACCACCGTCTCGAACGCCAGCGCCTCGATCGACTTCACCGGCACGTCGTTCACGACGGCGGTTGTCGAGCAGCGCCCCAACGGCGCGTTCATCGTCACCTACAGCTGACGGATTCCAAGGCGCGCCGCCCCCCCGCCCTGCGCGCCTTGCGATCCGAGCGGCGCGGCGAGCCGCACTGCACAAGCGCGGCTCGCCGATGCCTGCCCTTTCCCCTTTTTCCAACTCGGAGACACCATATGTCCTCTCCCCAGAACAGCGCGCCCCTGGATGGGTGCACCACCATCGACGCGGCGAAGGGCGACCTTGCGCTCCAGGCCGCGCGCGATGCCAATCCTAACGCTCCCGGCAATTCCACAACGAAGGAGGCCGTCGACAATCTTCTCCTGTGCGAGAGCAAGCGGCCCAAGATCGGTCCAGCCAACCTCGTCGGCCACGGTTGCGAAGGCGACATCGACACGGGCAAGGACGTCGGCCAATGCATCACGTCCAAGAACACGCTCGTGTGGACGCCCCACCTGGAAAACCTCAAGGGCCACGTCAGCGAGCTCTTCCTGTTCGGCTGCAGCGTCGGCGCCGGCGTTGACGGAGCGGCGTTGCTGCACCAGATCGCCCAAGTGATCGATGCGCCGGTGAGCGCCCCCACCGGCCTCGTCTCTTTCACCGCCACGGGGTATAAGCTCCAACCCGGCGCTGTCTGGCAGACCGCAACCCCAGACAAACAGCCCCTGCATATCGATCCGCCGCCTCATGGGGGTCCGCACGCCATGGTCCAAGCGTCCAACGGTTCGAACGCTTCTAGCCTCATCCAACATGCGGAATACACGCCGAAGGGCGACGGGCCGCCCGCCCCCGAGCATGTCTCTCTGGCCCTGGCTAAGGAGGTTCTCTGGGACCAGCCCATCTCTATCGAAGGCGAGCTTCTCGCCAAGGTTACCGGCCATCTGGTAGCCCATCTGGCGCACCCCGGCCGAGCTCACGAGGTCCGGTCGCTCATCGTCTACAATCACGCGGTCCTCGAGGACCTCGCGACCAAGACCTACTATCACGCGACCCCCGAGTTCAGGCGCATAGCGCGAGCTCTGATCGACGCATAGCAGAGAAAAGAAGGCGGCCCCTGGGCCGCCTTCGATCGTATAAGTTAAACCCCTGTCGGCGGATCCAACTTATAGACCCGCGAGCAGTACTCGCAGGTCACGTGGATCTTGCCGTCGGGCTCGACCATCTCGGCGACTTCCTCGGCCGAGAACGAGTCCATCACCACGCCGATGCGATCCTCGGAACAACGGCAGAAGGCCCGCAGCGGCTTTTCGTCGAGCAGGCGCACGCCGTCCTCGTTGAACAGGCGCCACAAGAGCGTCGGCGTCGACACGGTCGGGTCGATCAACTCGTCCTCGCCGGTCGTCTCGAACAGAGCCTGGACGTGAGTCCAGGCGTCCTGCGTCTCGCCCCGCGCCTGATCGCCGGCGATGACCTGGATCAGAATGCCGCCCGCGCGCCAGGTTGCGCCTTCTCCGGTGTCGACCTGCCCCACCGCCAGACGAACGCGCGTCGGCGTCTGCTCCGACTGGGCGAAATACTGTTCGGCGCAAAGCGCCAGGGTCTCGCCCTCGATCGGCGTCACGCCCTGGTAGCGGTCCATATCCGGACCTTGGTCCAGGGTCATGATGAACACGCCGCCGCCCAGCAGGGTCTTGGCGCCGGGGCGCACAAACCCGTCCGAAACCGCCGCCACCTCATCGGGATCGAACCGGCAATAGCCGCGCAGGCCGCCGCTGGTGTCGTAATCGACGACGACATAGCGCACCGGACCGTCGCCCTGGGCCTGGACGATAAGTCGTCCCTCGAACTTCAAGCTCGACCCGACCAGCGCCGCCAGAGCGCAGGCCTCACCCAGCAGGTTGGCCACCGGCTCAGGATAGTCGTGGCGCGTCAGCACCTCGTCGATCGCCGCGCCAAGGCGCACGACCCGCCCACGGACGGGCAGGTTCTCGATCTGGAACGCGGAAACGACGTCGTCGAGGACGCCAGTGTCGGAAGCGATGTCGGTCATGGGGAGGCTAGATAGGCGGTTCTGACGAAATTGCGAGCCCGATCACCGTCCGCGCGTCGCGCCGCCCAAAGCAATACGTACCGAGATCGGGGGCCTGCGACCGAACGCCCCGTTGCGATAACACGGGATTCGGATTCATTTGGGGACGCCGTCGCTTTTGCCCATACGCGACGGCGACACCGGCCAGCGTTTACCAACCGGCGCTGGCCGGTAACCTTTCTAGCTGATCGCGCCGAAGCACCAGGCCAGGACGGATTTCTGGGCGTGGATGCGGTTCTCAGCCTCATCCCAGACCAGGGAACGCGGGCCGTCCAGTACGGCGTCGGTGACCTCTTCACCCCGATGCGCCGGCAGGCAGTGCAGGAAGACGCCGTTGTCAGCCGCCAGATCCATCAGCTTGTCGTCGACCTGATAGGGCTCCAGCGCGGCGAGACGCTCGTCGTGGTCAGTGTCGCCCATCGAGACCCAGGTGTCGGCGACGACTACGTCGGCGCCGCTAACGGCGGCCTTGGGATCGGTGGTCATGCTGACGCGGCCCTGCAGGCCCTCGGCGCGGGCCAGGTCATGGAGGTCGGCGTGATAGACCGCCGGGCAGGCGATCTTCAGCTCGAAGCCCAGCAAAGGCGCGGCGTGGATGAAGCTGGAGCAAACATTGTTGCCGTCCCCGACCCAGGCGATGGTCTTGCCGGCGATCGGGCCGCGATGCTCCTCGATGGTGAGGATGTCGGCCATGATCTGGCACGGATGGCTCTTGTCGGTCAGGCCGTTGATGACCGGCACGGTCGAGACCTGAGCGAAGCGCTCGACGTCGGCGTGGCTGTTGGCGCGGATCATCACCGCGTCCACCATGCGCGACAGCACCTTGGCCGTGTCCTCAATGGTCTCGCCGCGGCCCAGCTGCATGTCCGAGGCGGTCGAGATGATCGCGCTGCCGCCCAGCTGGCGCATGGCCGCGTCGAACGAGAAGCGGGTGCGGGTCGAGTTCTTCTGGAAGATCATCGACAGCACGCGGTCCTTGGCGGGGGCGTCGGCGTCGACCTTGCCCTGTGGCCAGCCTTTGCGAGCGGCCTTCCGCGCATGAGCGTCGTCCAGCAGCAGGCGCAGCGTGGAGCCGTCCAGCTTCCAAAGGTCGATGAAGTGGCGGGGTTGAGTCATCGGACGATCCCTATCCCCGCCTCCCCGGCGAACGCCGGGGCCCAGATCCATCCTGGGATTAAGCGGGCTTGATCTGGGTCCCGGCATTCGCCGGGAAGGTCGGAAAAGATGGGTTCTTAAGCAGCGGCCTTGGCGCGCGCGGCCTCGCAAGCCTTTTCGAGCTTGGCGATCGCTTCGCTGGCTTCCTCGATGGTCAGGTTCAACGGCGGCAGCAGGCGCACGCAGTTGTCGCCGCCACCGGCCACCAGCAGCTTCTGATCGCGCGCCAGGACCATGAACTCGCGATTGTTCGGGATCAGCTTGACGCCGATCAGCAGGCCCTTGCCGCGCACGTCGACGATAATGTCGGGGAAGCGGTCCTTCAGGCCGTTCAGCTGCTGGGTGAAAAAGCCCGAGACGGTCTTCACGTTGTCCAGCGTTTCAGGCGACTTGATGATGTCGAGCGCGGCCTTGCCCACGGCCATGGCCAGCGGATTGCCGCCGAAGGTCGAGCCGTGCGCCGCCACCGTCATGCCCTTGGCCGCCTCGGTGGTGGCCAGACACGCGCCGATCGGGAAGCCGCCGCCCAGGGCCTTGGCCACCGCCATGATGTGCGGCTCGCCGCCTTCGGCCCACTCGTAGGCGAAGAGCTTGCCCGTCCGGCCCATGCCGCACTGGACTTCGTCGTAGATCAGCAGAACGCCGTGCTCGTCGCAGAGCTGACGCAGGCCGACCAGGCACTGGGTCGGGATCGAGCGCGCGCCGCCCTCGCCCTGCACGGGCTCGACGATGATCGCCGCGGTGGTCGGGCTGGCGATAGCGGCCTTGATGGCGTCGTGGTCGCCGAAGGTCAGCTGGCTGTAGCCCGGAAGACGCGGACCAAAGCCGTCGACATAGCTCGGATTGCCCGACGCATTGACCGCCGCATAGGTGCGGCCGTGGAACGAGCCGTCAAAGCCGTAGATGTCGATCCGCTCAGGCTGACCGTTGGCGGAGTGATATTTGCGCGCCGTCTTCAGCGCGCACTCCACGGCCTCGGTGCCCGAGTTGGTGAAGAACACCACGTCGGCGAACGAGTTGGCGCACAGGGCATCGGCCAGTTCCTCCTGCTCGGGGATCCGATAGATGTTGGAGACGTGCCAGAGCTTCTCGGCCTGGGCCTTCAGCACTTCGACCAGGGCCGGATGGGCGTGGCCCAGGCCGTTGGTGGCGATACCCGCCACGCAGTCCAGATATTCTTCGCCCTCGGTCGAGATCAGTCGCGCGCCTCGGCCTCGCTCGAACGCCAGCGGAGCGCGGTTGTACACGCCCATGATGTGGTGCTGCGAGGTGGTGGACGACGTCGCGGTGCTCAAGACCGGCCTCCCTAAAAGGAAACAAGCCCCCGCGCTGTAGGCACGGGGACCGGAAGGCCGCAGGTTGTCGCCGTGGAACGTCGTCGTGTCAATGAACGGTCTGTGAAAAGACCCTGAAATGCCGACGAAATTTCAGGCTATGGCGCCTCCGCCTCAGCTCTTGAGACGGTAACCGGTGACGAAGAGCCTCCAGCACCACAGGAACAGCGCCACCGTGAGCAGGCCGGTGGTGACCACGCCGATCGCGATCGAGCCGTCGGCATGGCCGATGAAGCCATAGCGGAAGCCGTCGATCAGATAGAAGAACGGGTTGAAGTGGCTCGCGGAGCGGAATGGTTCCGGCAGTTTGTCCACCAGATAGAAGGTGCCCGACAGGAAGGTCATGGGCATGATCAGGAAGTTGGTCACGGCCGCCAGTTGGTCGAACTTCTCGGCCCAAAGCCCGGCCAGCACGCCCGCCAGACCCAGGATCAGCGAGGCGGTGAGGCCGAAGTACAAGACCGCCCAGAGGTGAGCCACCGACAGACCGGCGCCCGGCAGAACGCCGATCACCGCCGCCGTCACCGCGCCCACCACCACGCCGCGCGTGGCGGCGCCCAAGGCGAAGGCCGAGACTTGCTCCAGCGCCGACAAGGGCGGCGTCAGGAAGTCCGGCGTCAGACCCATCATCTTGGCCTGGATCAGCGAGGACGACGAGTTGGCGAAGGCGTTGTTGAGGATCGCCATCATGATCAGGCCCGGGGCCACGAAATGGCCGAAGGTCACGCCCCCCACGGCCGGACGGCTGGCGCCGACGGCGACCACGAACACCAGCATGTAGAGCAGCGTCGTGACCACCGGCGCAGCGACCGTCTGGGTGCCGACCTTCCAGAACCGGCGGATTTCGCGCTGGTAGAGCGTGATGAAGCCGGACCAGTTCCAGCCGCGATAGTCGCGCGGCTGCGGCGGAATGACGCTCTCGGCCATGTCTCTCATCGGCTCAAACCCTTGTTCTGCTTGGCCATGTGCGCCTTGAGGGCCCTTTTCGCAAGCGTAGGCTTGCCGGAATCAACATCTTGTTTCTGTGGACAGAGTCGATGGCGCCCATTGTGCGTTTTAACGCATTCTTTACGATATGTAGTAGGACAGCCGCCGGCGGGGCGGTTTGATCACCATATATGGGGTGACGGGCGTGGGGACGCCCCCACCCTCTCTCGAATGGCGGAGATGGGTAATGAGCTGGACCGACGAACGGGTTTCCACCCTGAAGAAGCTCTGGTTGGACGGCCTTTCGGCCAGCCAGATCGCCAAGCAGCTGGGCGGCGTGACGCGCAACGCCGTGATCGGCAAGGTGCACCGCCTGGGTCTCTCGGGCCGCGCGGCCCCCTCGCAGCCGGCCCGTCCTGCCTTCAAGGCGCCGCGCCCTGCGCGTCCGGCAGCGCAGGCCATGCCGTCGGCGCCGCGCCGCGTGACGCCGGTCGAGGCCCCCTCGGCGGTTCCGGTCGCCGCGGCTCCGGCGCCCCTGCCGGCCTTCCGCCACGAAGAGCCGGGCTCGGCCACCGTGCTGACCCTGGGCGCGCACATGTGCAAATGGCCGATCGGCGATCCGTCGTCGGAAGGCTTCACCTTCTGCGGTCGCCGCTCGTCGGAGGGCCCCTACTGCGTTGAGCACGCGCGGGTGGCCTACCAGCCGCAGCAGACCAAGAAGAAGAGCGGCGGCGCCGAACTGGCCCGCTCGCTTCGCCGCTACATCTAAGAAGAACAATAGTCTCTCGGAGCGGCGGATCCCGGACGGCCCGAAAGGCCGTCCGGGATTTCTGCGTTCTAGATCTCCGCGAAAGCCCCCTCCGTCGGAGGGGGTGCGCCCCGGGGAGATGACCTGCTCCAACTTCCCCCCTAAAACGCTCCCATGAGCGATCTGCCGCCCTCCGATTCCAACGCGCCGCCCTACTCGGTCTCCGAGCTGGCCTTCGCCCTGAAGCGCACGCTGGAGGACCGCTACGGCTTCGTGCGGCTGCGGGGCGAGCTTTCCAAGGTCACCCACCACTCGAACGGCCACGTCTATTTGACCATCAAGGACGACAAGGCCGCGATCGACGGCGTCGTCTGGAAGGGCAATGTCCGGTCCCTGGGCGTGCGGCCCGAGCACGGGCTCGAGGTTATCGTCACCGGCAAGATCACCACCTATCCGGCCGGCTCGCGCTACCAGATCGTCATCGACAGCATGGAGGCCGCCGGCGTCGGCGCCCTCCTGGCGCAACTCGAACGCCTGAAGGCCAAGCTGGCCGCCGAAGGCCTGTTCGCGCCAGAGCGCAAGCGTCCCCTGCCCTCGATGCCCGCCGTGGTGGGCGTGATCACCAGCCCGACGGGCGCGGTCATCCGTGACATCCTGCACCGGATCCGCGACCGCTGGCCCTGCCAGGTGCTGGTCTGGCCCTGCGTGGTGCAAGGCGACGCCGCCGCCGGCCAGGTCAGCGCCGCGATCCGAGGCTTCAACGCCATCCAGCCGGCCGGGCCCGTCCCGCGCCCCGACGTCCTGATCGTCGCGCGCGGCGGCGGTTCGGTGGAGGATCTGTGGGCCTTCAACGACGAGGGCCTGGCCCGCACGGTGGCCGAAGGAACCATCCCGCTGATCTCGGCCGTCGGCCACGAGACCGACACCACCCTGATCGACTTCGTTTCCGACCGCCGCGCGCCAACCCCGACAGCAGCCGCAGAGATGGCGACGCCGGTGCTGGCCGAACTGCGCGCCCTGATCTCCGACTTCGATCGCCGCCTCAACCGGTGCGGCTCACGGACGATCGAGGAGCGGCGCACGCGCCTCATCAGCGCTGCGCGCGGCCTGCCGCGCCCCAACGATCTGCTGGCCCTGGCCCAACAACGGTTCGACATCGCCTCGGGACGTCTGGACGCCGCCCTGCAACGCAACACCGCCGTCCATGCACAGGATCTGTTGAAGGTCACCGCGCGCCTGACACCCGACGCCTTGGGCCGCCAGCGCGCTGTGAAGGCCGATCGCTTGACCGATCTCTCCCGACGCCTGGACCTCGCCGCACGGCGCGCGCCTGATCGCGTGGCCCAGCACGCGCGTCTGCCGGCGCTTTGGGAACGCCTGAACGACGCCGGTCGACGCCGCCTGCAGCGCGACGCCGACCGCTTGGCGAACCTGGAGAAACTGCGCCAGTCGCTGAACCCGGAACGCCCGCTGGAACTCGGCTTCGCGCTGGTGCGGAAAGGCGATGGGACCCTGGCCCGCTCCGCTGCGGACCTCGTGTCAGGCGAACGTGTGAACCTGAAGTTCAAGAGCGGTGATCGCGACGCGGTGATCGACGGTGAAGGCGGCTTTGTTCCGCCTCCCGCTCCGCCGGCGCCAAAGCCCCGCCCCAAATCCACCAGCCAACCAGCCGGTCAGGGTGACCTGTTCTGAAACGCCGGCTTGGCGTAGAGTAGTGCCATGAACGCTTTTGATCGTGATCTCGGTAAGCCCGATGGCATGGCCGTCCTGCACTATGGCGACGGCGAGTTCGCCGTGCTCAACCCCGGCCGCTTCGTGCTGTGCGCCGTGACAAACAAGCCGATCCCGCTTGAAGCCCTGCGCTATTGGAGTCCCGAGCGGCAGGAAGCCTATGCGGGTCCCGCCGAGGCGCTGAAGCGTTGGCAGGAGGCCTGAGCCGCCGCGCGGTTCTTGCCGCGCTTCCGATCGGCCTGGGCCTTCCGGGCCTGGCGCGCGCCGCCGCGCCCGGCCTGTCACTGAAGGGAAAATTCGTTCAGGGCGGCTACGCCGTGGGCCGCACCGCCTCCCGGGCGACCATAGCCCTGGACGGCCAGGTTCTAACCACAGCCTCGGCCGATGGCTGGTTCGTGATCGGGTTCGATCGCGACGCGCCGCCCACCTCGATCCTGACCGTGACGACACCCGATGGCTCGGCCTCCGACGAACGATCCATCGCGGCCGGCGATTTCGATATCCAGCGCATCGACGGCCTGCCGACCGAACAGGTCACGCCGACTGACCCCGGCTTGCTGGAGCGCCTGGCCGCCGAGAACGCGCGCAAGGTCGCGGGTTTCGCCAGCCAGGCCGACATCGACGGCTTCCGGGAGGGATTCATACTCCCGGTTGCGGGCGCACGTCGATCGGCGCGCTTCGGCGGTCAGCGTATCCTGAACGGCGAACCCAAACGTCCCCATTATGGGGTTGATCTCGCCGTGCCGGTGGGGACCCCGGTCCGCGCGCCGGCGTCCGCGATCGTGGCCTTCGCCGAGACCGGACTGCATTTCGAAGGCGGCCTCTTGCTTCTCGACCATGGCCAGGGCCTGGTGACGGCCTATCTGCACCTCTCAAAAATCCTCGCGTCGCCGGGGACTTACGTGAAGCAGGGCGAGGTGGTGGCGTTGAGCGGCAAAGAAGGCCGTGCGACCGGCCCGCATCTGTGCTGGCGGATGAAATGGCGCAGCCGGAATATGGATCCCTCCCTGTTCGTCGGCGCTGGGCCGTTCCGCGCCTGAAACTAAGACCAATTCGCCCCTGGCGCGAGTTGCAATCATTCGTTAGCTATGCCGCCGGTATCGAGACATGAGATCGCCGGGGGAGCGGTCATCGGTTTCGGTCTTCCCGCGAGATCCTTGAGGAGGCGGCTCCCGCATGTCGGCGGTGCTCGAAAAGCTGCGCTTTCTACTGGTGGACGATAACCATCACATCCGAGCGATCGTTTCGACGATCCTCAAGGGCGTCGGGGTACGGCACATTCGTGAGGCCATGGATGGGGCCGAGGCGTTGCAGATCCTGCGGGATTGGCAGACCGATATCGCCATCGTCGACTTCAAGATGAGTCCGCTGGATGGGGTGCAGTTCGCGCAACTGGTCCGCAATTCCCCGGACAGCGTCGATCCGTTCCTGCCGATCATCATGCTAACCGGATTCGCCGAACGACACCGCGTGTTCGAAGCGCGCGACGCAGGCGTGACCGAGATCGTTGTGAAACCGGTCACCGCTCGCTCCTTGCTCGACCGGATCAACACGGTGATCTTCCATCCCCGTCCGTTCATCCGCTCGCCCGACTATTTCGGCCCGTGCCGCCGTCGGCGCGTCGACCCGAACTATCATGGCCCCTTCCGCCGCGCCGGCGAGAAGGATGGCCCGGCGCCCAAGGTCGAAATCTAGGACTCTTCAGCCTGGTTCCGCTCGCGCTCGGCAAGCGCCGCGTAGACCTCGTTCGGCCAGCGTCGGTGGACCCAGAACCATTCCGCCGGCCGCTCGCGAATGCGATCCTCCATGAAGGCGTTGATCATTCGCACGCCCGCTTCGATGTCCGCCGTGCGGTCCCCGGTCTTGGGCGGAACGATCGGGTCGTGGACCACCGCTCGGAAGCGTGCGCCCTTCAAGCGCTGAACCGACATCGGCTGCAGCACCGTGCCAAAGCGGATCGCCAGGCGCGTCGGCCCAGGCGCCGTATGGGCCAGATGACCGAAGAACGGCGCAGCTACCCCGCTGTTGAACTTCTGGTCGTTCATCAGGGCGACCGACTTGCCCTGCTTCATCCCTTCCAGTAGCTCACGCG
The DNA window shown above is from Caulobacter sp. FWC26 and carries:
- the apaG gene encoding Co2+/Mg2+ efflux protein ApaG — encoded protein: MRSIRRETSPPMHRMRRRRGGDSAAYEARTRDIVVRVFPAYAAEESSPEQGLYLWSYTVEIENHGDETVTLIARRWIITDAFNRVNEVEGSGVVGEQPELKPREAFRYVSNCPLPTPSGAMRGSYQMVNDAGELFDVEIPEFSLHLPGAAMRMH
- a CDS encoding helix-turn-helix domain-containing protein, with the translated sequence MESRGDRLSRAIKDRGISKMMALAMDLDVHESAISRWRKGAPMSLEHAARLSEVLNISLDWLVLGRGEMDAHKAESLAREEYELVRLSRGLRRSAVRRLVSFLQDLSPPIQN
- a CDS encoding DUF4347 domain-containing protein, producing the protein MSSPQNSAPLDGCTTIDAAKGDLALQAARDANPNAPGNSTTKEAVDNLLLCESKRPKIGPANLVGHGCEGDIDTGKDVGQCITSKNTLVWTPHLENLKGHVSELFLFGCSVGAGVDGAALLHQIAQVIDAPVSAPTGLVSFTATGYKLQPGAVWQTATPDKQPLHIDPPPHGGPHAMVQASNGSNASSLIQHAEYTPKGDGPPAPEHVSLALAKEVLWDQPISIEGELLAKVTGHLVAHLAHPGRAHEVRSLIVYNHAVLEDLATKTYYHATPEFRRIARALIDA
- a CDS encoding Hsp33 family molecular chaperone translates to MTDIASDTGVLDDVVSAFQIENLPVRGRVVRLGAAIDEVLTRHDYPEPVANLLGEACALAALVGSSLKFEGRLIVQAQGDGPVRYVVVDYDTSGGLRGYCRFDPDEVAAVSDGFVRPGAKTLLGGGVFIMTLDQGPDMDRYQGVTPIEGETLALCAEQYFAQSEQTPTRVRLAVGQVDTGEGATWRAGGILIQVIAGDQARGETQDAWTHVQALFETTGEDELIDPTVSTPTLLWRLFNEDGVRLLDEKPLRAFCRCSEDRIGVVMDSFSAEEVAEMVEPDGKIHVTCEYCSRVYKLDPPTGV
- the argF gene encoding ornithine carbamoyltransferase is translated as MTQPRHFIDLWKLDGSTLRLLLDDAHARKAARKGWPQGKVDADAPAKDRVLSMIFQKNSTRTRFSFDAAMRQLGGSAIISTASDMQLGRGETIEDTAKVLSRMVDAVMIRANSHADVERFAQVSTVPVINGLTDKSHPCQIMADILTIEEHRGPIAGKTIAWVGDGNNVCSSFIHAAPLLGFELKIACPAVYHADLHDLARAEGLQGRVSMTTDPKAAVSGADVVVADTWVSMGDTDHDERLAALEPYQVDDKLMDLAADNGVFLHCLPAHRGEEVTDAVLDGPRSLVWDEAENRIHAQKSVLAWCFGAIS
- a CDS encoding aspartate aminotransferase family protein; amino-acid sequence: MSTATSSTTSQHHIMGVYNRAPLAFERGRGARLISTEGEEYLDCVAGIATNGLGHAHPALVEVLKAQAEKLWHVSNIYRIPEQEELADALCANSFADVVFFTNSGTEAVECALKTARKYHSANGQPERIDIYGFDGSFHGRTYAAVNASGNPSYVDGFGPRLPGYSQLTFGDHDAIKAAIASPTTAAIIVEPVQGEGGARSIPTQCLVGLRQLCDEHGVLLIYDEVQCGMGRTGKLFAYEWAEGGEPHIMAVAKALGGGFPIGACLATTEAAKGMTVAAHGSTFGGNPLAMAVGKAALDIIKSPETLDNVKTVSGFFTQQLNGLKDRFPDIIVDVRGKGLLIGVKLIPNNREFMVLARDQKLLVAGGGDNCVRLLPPLNLTIEEASEAIAKLEKACEAARAKAAA
- a CDS encoding ABC transporter permease is translated as MRDMAESVIPPQPRDYRGWNWSGFITLYQREIRRFWKVGTQTVAAPVVTTLLYMLVFVVAVGASRPAVGGVTFGHFVAPGLIMMAILNNAFANSSSSLIQAKMMGLTPDFLTPPLSALEQVSAFALGAATRGVVVGAVTAAVIGVLPGAGLSVAHLWAVLYFGLTASLILGLAGVLAGLWAEKFDQLAAVTNFLIMPMTFLSGTFYLVDKLPEPFRSASHFNPFFYLIDGFRYGFIGHADGSIAIGVVTTGLLTVALFLWCWRLFVTGYRLKS
- the gcrA gene encoding cell cycle sigma 70 cofactor GcrA, producing the protein MSWTDERVSTLKKLWLDGLSASQIAKQLGGVTRNAVIGKVHRLGLSGRAAPSQPARPAFKAPRPARPAAQAMPSAPRRVTPVEAPSAVPVAAAPAPLPAFRHEEPGSATVLTLGAHMCKWPIGDPSSEGFTFCGRRSSEGPYCVEHARVAYQPQQTKKKSGGAELARSLRRYI
- the xseA gene encoding exodeoxyribonuclease VII large subunit, which gives rise to MSDLPPSDSNAPPYSVSELAFALKRTLEDRYGFVRLRGELSKVTHHSNGHVYLTIKDDKAAIDGVVWKGNVRSLGVRPEHGLEVIVTGKITTYPAGSRYQIVIDSMEAAGVGALLAQLERLKAKLAAEGLFAPERKRPLPSMPAVVGVITSPTGAVIRDILHRIRDRWPCQVLVWPCVVQGDAAAGQVSAAIRGFNAIQPAGPVPRPDVLIVARGGGSVEDLWAFNDEGLARTVAEGTIPLISAVGHETDTTLIDFVSDRRAPTPTAAAEMATPVLAELRALISDFDRRLNRCGSRTIEERRTRLISAARGLPRPNDLLALAQQRFDIASGRLDAALQRNTAVHAQDLLKVTARLTPDALGRQRAVKADRLTDLSRRLDLAARRAPDRVAQHARLPALWERLNDAGRRRLQRDADRLANLEKLRQSLNPERPLELGFALVRKGDGTLARSAADLVSGERVNLKFKSGDRDAVIDGEGGFVPPPAPPAPKPRPKSTSQPAGQGDLF
- a CDS encoding DUF2093 domain-containing protein — its product is MNAFDRDLGKPDGMAVLHYGDGEFAVLNPGRFVLCAVTNKPIPLEALRYWSPERQEAYAGPAEALKRWQEA
- a CDS encoding M23 family metallopeptidase, translated to MAGGLSRRAVLAALPIGLGLPGLARAAAPGLSLKGKFVQGGYAVGRTASRATIALDGQVLTTASADGWFVIGFDRDAPPTSILTVTTPDGSASDERSIAAGDFDIQRIDGLPTEQVTPTDPGLLERLAAENARKVAGFASQADIDGFREGFILPVAGARRSARFGGQRILNGEPKRPHYGVDLAVPVGTPVRAPASAIVAFAETGLHFEGGLLLLDHGQGLVTAYLHLSKILASPGTYVKQGEVVALSGKEGRATGPHLCWRMKWRSRNMDPSLFVGAGPFRA